The Candidatus Eisenbacteria bacterium genome segment ATCTGGGTGCCGCGTGTGCCGGGTACGATCGTGGCACTGATCGGCGGCACCGCGGTCGCGGCGGGTGCCGCGTGGTCGATCGAAACCATCGGTTCGCGCTTCGGCGGCATCCCCTCGGGCTGGCCGCCGCTCGTGGTACCGCAGTTTCGCGCCGATCTGATCACCCCGCTGCTGGGCCCCGCGGTCACGGTCGCGATGCTGGGGGCGATCGAGTCGCTGCTGTCGGCGGTGGTCGCCGATCGCATGACCGGTGATCGCCACGAGCCCAATACCGAGCTGGTGGCACAGGGCGTCGCGAACATCGTGTCGCCGTTGTTCGGCGGCCTGCCCGCGACCGGTGCGATCGCGCGCACCGCCACCAACATTCGCAGCGGAGGTCGCACCCCCGTGGCGGGCATGATCCATGCGCTCACGGTGCTCGGAGTGCTGCTGTTCGCAGCCTCGCTCGCACGCTTCGTTCCGCTCTGCATTCTCTCCGCGATCCTGTTCGTGGTGGCGTGGAACATGGGCGACTGGGCCGAGATCCCGGAGATCCTCAAGCTCTCGGCCGCCGACATCGCGGTGTGGGTCGTGACCTTCCTGTTGACCGTGTTCGCGGACCTCACGGTTGCGGTTCAGGCCGGCATGATCCTCGCGGCGCTCCTGTTCATCTCTCGCATCGCCGCCACCACCACGGTCTCCCGGATCACCACCGCCGACATCGAGCGCGACCGCCGGCACTCGCTTCAGGACAAGGACCTGCCGCACGACGTCGCGATCTTCCGGATCCACGGCCCGTTTCTGTTCGGGGCGGCCGAGAAGCTAAACGTCATCATCGATCAAATCCCCGAATTGCCGGAACGGGTGATCCTGCGGCTTCGAAACA includes the following:
- a CDS encoding STAS domain-containing protein — protein: MIPARLIPKSIQCLRGYDARTFLSDLVAGVTVGLVALPLAMAFAISSGLPPQAGLTCAVVAGFLISALGGSRVQIGGPTGAFVVVVAGIVAHHGVDGLFMCTMMAGVMLVLLGVSGFGTAVDFIPRPVIVGFTNGIAVLIASTQIRDFLGLRIPHASGEFVSRMREIGAALPSWNPTALALGAAALLVIVVMRIWVPRVPGTIVALIGGTAVAAGAAWSIETIGSRFGGIPSGWPPLVVPQFRADLITPLLGPAVTVAMLGAIESLLSAVVADRMTGDRHEPNTELVAQGVANIVSPLFGGLPATGAIARTATNIRSGGRTPVAGMIHALTVLGVLLFAASLARFVPLCILSAILFVVAWNMGDWAEIPEILKLSAADIAVWVVTFLLTVFADLTVAVQAGMILAALLFISRIAATTTVSRITTADIERDRRHSLQDKDLPHDVAIFRIHGPFLFGAAEKLNVIIDQIPELPERVILRLRNMTAIDSTGLRAIEQLAARLEASGRALIVEGMREQPARLMRRAQFAKHVGPDNVCDDIQGALARVAALRHPA